One region of Vanessa cardui chromosome 20, ilVanCard2.1, whole genome shotgun sequence genomic DNA includes:
- the LOC124538628 gene encoding transmembrane protein 245 isoform X3, with translation MQQSPFENIFNIIGGLSEGNEKPMKHGFYNAFALFILAICCAAIYVLFLILEPFFKPLFWALLVGSLLHPFKYKLSKKIKTWFEDLRKSDSSVIYGLTLIPVNVINYASDTVGHQFREHYKTVIGLLSAIFILPWLYGAIPRSFFCIFWQLVSFISFTTTLLIKLCSSYITMTVALAYMISVYFLWSPSRAGMFRTTSHILWLVIASFLANLAGSFKVHMFILLQAIGVTGFVLEVLHIHKQLLSRDPEASMITALQYALTNRQPESSTLEKIDEKPEEVAPETSDKDTTPEMDSPSPITPDTLTKRGSWTGNEPIQSSPRQAKMLFKTRTLSALPLPNPKTKTAFENRLLASFRQRSLDENYIRNNFNDDETALYFKLLFFGCLCMLIWKYIWLLPVMLFFLGIHIIKKLLNFFGVWLFFENQYNNVMSKVGSWWNDRKTALIPAQVRGVGKMLSICNRSVIDMAYESVDTVSTCIVIIGLILFVAITTIFICIQIYSEAIVVVQLSGSLLNSTFVQNSELHAYLPEGWEEKLDSLIDNAYTYGREGISTGVKSILKEGDPEKIARVEQQVLEIWDRVYQSWVSGTFAAQLGPQVDGSAVQDSWDNFVNDVGAPGLFDYSGIIAWVKANVGTLSAIATNIWAPLASNVSLLAGSLGAFTSLLLCGGGAIINMFINLVVFFTTLFYLLASSNALYKPVEVITRVQPNFGPRLGIALSVAINQVFRASFKMALFYGLWTWLVHNLFGAKVVYLPSVLAAVLGAAPFLGPYLAGIPAALDVWLQGRPMAACLLPIAQAAPIAFLDAAVYAEIKDGGHPYVTGLAIAGGIFYLGPEGAILGPLLLCCIMVVLNLSSTFLRDTPSEERAALHSRVRSLLECILK, from the exons ATGCAACAATCGccgtttgaaaatatttttaatatcatcggTGGACTATCGGAGGGGAACGAAAAACCTATGAAACATGGGTTCTATAATGCCTTCGCCCTATTTATTCTAGCAATATGCTGTGCGGCCATCTATGTGCTATTTTTAATCTTGGAGCCCTTTTTCAAGCCGTTATTTTGGGCTCTACTCGTTGGTTCATTGCTTCATcccttcaaatataaattatcaaaaaaaataaaaacatggtttGAAGATCTTCGTAAATCCGATTCGTCTGTGATATATGGTTTAACATTAATACCTGTAAATGTTATCAATTATGCATCAGATACAGTAGGACATCAATTCAGAGAACATTATAAG actGTAATAGGGTTGCTAtctgcaatatttatattaccatGGCTGTACGGTGCCATACCACGCAGTTTCTTCTGTATCTTCTGGCAGTTAGTCAGCTTCATCAGTTTCACTACAACACTTCTCATAAAACTATGCAGCTCCTACATA aCCATGACAGTGGCTCTTGCATATATGAtaagtgtatattttttatggagtCCGTCAAGAGCTGGAATGTTTCGGACAACCTCTCACATTCTCTGGCTAGTTATAGCGAGCTTCTTAGCTAATTTGGCTGGATCATTCAAAGTGCACATGTTTATATTGCTACAAGCAATCGGAGTCACAGGCTTCGTTTTAGAAGTTTTGCATATACACAAGCAGTTGTTATCTCGAG ATCCTGAAGCATCAATGATCACAGCTCTCCAATATGCTTTAACAAATCGTCAGCCAGAGAGTTCGACGCTTGAGAAGATAGACGAAAAGCCAGAAGAAGTAGCACCAGAAACAAGTGATAAAGACACAACGCCAGAAATGGATTCTCCATCCCCAATCACACCAGACACACTCACGAAGAGAGGAAGCTGGACAGGAAATGAACCAATTCAAAGTTCTCCGAGACAAgccaaaatgttatttaaaactagaACCTTATCTGCGCTTCCACTACCAAATCCGAAAACGAAAACTGCTTTCGAAAATCGACTCTTAGCCTCGTTCAGACAGAGGTCTTtagatgaaaattatataagaaataattttaatgacgaCGAAACAGCACTTTATTTCAAACTTCTATTTTTTGGGTGCCTCTGTATGCTTATCTGGAAATATATTTGGCTACTGCCTGTTATGTTATTCTTTCTAGGTATTCATATTATCAAGAAACTACTTAATTTCTTTGGTGTTTGGTTATTCTTTGAGAATCAATACAATAATGTAATGTCTAAAGTTGGAAGCTGGTGGAACGACAG aaaaacagCTCTTATCCCCGCTCAAGTCCGAGGCGTTGGAAAGATGCTGTCAATCTGTAACAGGAGTGTCATAGATATGGCATATGAGTCAGTGGACACAGTATCAACTTGTATTGTGATCATTGGACTAATACTTTTTGTAGCGATCACTACAATATTCATTTGTATACAG ATATATTCTGAAGCGATAGTGGTGGTACAGCTCAGTGGAAGCCTTTTGAACAGTACTTTTGTTCAGAATAGCGAACTGCACGCGTACCTGCCCGAGGGCTGGGAGGAAAAATTGGACTCTCTTATCGATAATGCATACACTTATGGACGAGAAGGAATCTCTACAGGG GTTAAAAGCATTCTCAAAGAAGGTGACCCAGAAAAAATAGCACGCGTTGAACAGCAAGTTCTAGAAATATGGGACCGCGTGTATCAGAGTTGGGTTTCTGGAACGTTCGCTGCACAGCTGGGTCCTCAAGTTGACGGTTCCGCTGTTCAGGACTCTTGGGACAATTTTGTAAACGATGTTGGTGCGCCAG GTTTATTCGACTACAGCGGGATTATAGCTTGGGTGAAAGCAAATGTTGGGACTCTCAGTGCCATAGCAACAAATATCTGGGCTCCGTTGGCCAGCAACGTGTCTCTGCTGGCGGGGTCTCTGGGCGCCTTCACATCCCTATTGCTGTGCGGAGGGGGTGCcatcataaatatgtttattaatctG GTGGTATTTTTCACGACGCTGTTCTATTTGCTGGCTTCGAGCAACGCCCTCTACAAGCCCGTGGAAGTCATCACACGGGTTCAACCGAATTTCGGTCCCAGGCTGGGCATCGCTTTGTCCGTCGCTATCAATCAG GTGTTCAGAGCGTCGTTCAAGATGGCGCTGTTTTACGGTCTGTGGACGTGGTTGGTTCACAACTTATTCGGAGCCAAAGTTGTTTACTTGCCATCTG TTTTAGCGGCAGTTTTAGGCGCGGCGCCGTTCCTAGGTCCGTACCTAGCCGGCATTCCCGCCGCGCTGGACGTGTGGCTGCAAGGCCGGCCGATGGCGGCGTGCTTACTGCCCATCGCGCAGGCCGCGCCCATCGCTTTCCTTGATGCTGCTGTGTACGCCGAGATAAAAGA tgGTGGTCACCCCTACGTTACGGGCTTGGCTATAGCCGGCGGTATCTTCTACTTGGGGCCAGAGGGAGCCATCCTGGGACCCTTGCTCCTGTGTTGCATCATGGTGGTGCTGAATTTGTCTTCCACGTTCTTGAGGGATACGCCCTCAGAAGAACGAGCAGCTCTGCACTCGCGTGTCAG GTCGTTGTTGGAATGTATTTTAAAGTGA
- the LOC124538628 gene encoding transmembrane protein 245 isoform X4, which yields MQQSPFENIFNIIGGLSEGNEKPMKHGFYNAFALFILAICCAAIYVLFLILEPFFKPLFWALLVGSLLHPFKYKLSKKIKTWFEDLRKSDSSVIYGLTLIPVNVINYASDTVGHQFREHYKTVIGLLSAIFILPWLYGAIPRSFFCIFWQLVSFISFTTTLLIKLCSSYITMTVALAYMISVYFLWSPSRAGMFRTTSHILWLVIASFLANLAGSFKVHMFILLQAIGVTGFVLEVLHIHKQLLSRDPEASMITALQYALTNRQPESSTLEKIDEKPEEVAPETSDKDTTPEMDSPSPITPDTLTKRGSWTGNEPIQSSPRQAKMLFKTRTLSALPLPNPKTKTAFENRLLASFRQRSLDENYIRNNFNDDETALYFKLLFFGCLCMLIWKYIWLLPVMLFFLGIHIIKKLLNFFGVWLFFENQYNNVMSKVGSWWNDRKTALIPAQVRGVGKMLSICNRSVIDMAYESVDTVSTCIVIIGLILFVAITTIFICIQIYSEAIVVVQLSGSLLNSTFVQNSELHAYLPEGWEEKLDSLIDNAYTYGREGISTGVKSILKEGDPEKIARVEQQVLEIWDRVYQSWVSGTFAAQLGPQVDGSAVQDSWDNFVNDVGAPGLFDYSGIIAWVKANVGTLSAIATNIWAPLASNVSLLAGSLGAFTSLLLCGGGAIINMFINLVVFFTTLFYLLASSNALYKPVEVITRVQPNFGPRLGIALSVAINQVFRASFKMALFYGLWTWLVHNLFGAKVVYLPSVLAAVLGAAPFLGPYLAGIPAALDVWLQGRPMAACLLPIAQAAPIAFLDAAVYAEIKDGGHPYVTGLAIAGGIFYLGPEGAILGPLLLCCIMVVLNLSSTFLRDTPSEERAALHSRVR from the exons ATGCAACAATCGccgtttgaaaatatttttaatatcatcggTGGACTATCGGAGGGGAACGAAAAACCTATGAAACATGGGTTCTATAATGCCTTCGCCCTATTTATTCTAGCAATATGCTGTGCGGCCATCTATGTGCTATTTTTAATCTTGGAGCCCTTTTTCAAGCCGTTATTTTGGGCTCTACTCGTTGGTTCATTGCTTCATcccttcaaatataaattatcaaaaaaaataaaaacatggtttGAAGATCTTCGTAAATCCGATTCGTCTGTGATATATGGTTTAACATTAATACCTGTAAATGTTATCAATTATGCATCAGATACAGTAGGACATCAATTCAGAGAACATTATAAG actGTAATAGGGTTGCTAtctgcaatatttatattaccatGGCTGTACGGTGCCATACCACGCAGTTTCTTCTGTATCTTCTGGCAGTTAGTCAGCTTCATCAGTTTCACTACAACACTTCTCATAAAACTATGCAGCTCCTACATA aCCATGACAGTGGCTCTTGCATATATGAtaagtgtatattttttatggagtCCGTCAAGAGCTGGAATGTTTCGGACAACCTCTCACATTCTCTGGCTAGTTATAGCGAGCTTCTTAGCTAATTTGGCTGGATCATTCAAAGTGCACATGTTTATATTGCTACAAGCAATCGGAGTCACAGGCTTCGTTTTAGAAGTTTTGCATATACACAAGCAGTTGTTATCTCGAG ATCCTGAAGCATCAATGATCACAGCTCTCCAATATGCTTTAACAAATCGTCAGCCAGAGAGTTCGACGCTTGAGAAGATAGACGAAAAGCCAGAAGAAGTAGCACCAGAAACAAGTGATAAAGACACAACGCCAGAAATGGATTCTCCATCCCCAATCACACCAGACACACTCACGAAGAGAGGAAGCTGGACAGGAAATGAACCAATTCAAAGTTCTCCGAGACAAgccaaaatgttatttaaaactagaACCTTATCTGCGCTTCCACTACCAAATCCGAAAACGAAAACTGCTTTCGAAAATCGACTCTTAGCCTCGTTCAGACAGAGGTCTTtagatgaaaattatataagaaataattttaatgacgaCGAAACAGCACTTTATTTCAAACTTCTATTTTTTGGGTGCCTCTGTATGCTTATCTGGAAATATATTTGGCTACTGCCTGTTATGTTATTCTTTCTAGGTATTCATATTATCAAGAAACTACTTAATTTCTTTGGTGTTTGGTTATTCTTTGAGAATCAATACAATAATGTAATGTCTAAAGTTGGAAGCTGGTGGAACGACAG aaaaacagCTCTTATCCCCGCTCAAGTCCGAGGCGTTGGAAAGATGCTGTCAATCTGTAACAGGAGTGTCATAGATATGGCATATGAGTCAGTGGACACAGTATCAACTTGTATTGTGATCATTGGACTAATACTTTTTGTAGCGATCACTACAATATTCATTTGTATACAG ATATATTCTGAAGCGATAGTGGTGGTACAGCTCAGTGGAAGCCTTTTGAACAGTACTTTTGTTCAGAATAGCGAACTGCACGCGTACCTGCCCGAGGGCTGGGAGGAAAAATTGGACTCTCTTATCGATAATGCATACACTTATGGACGAGAAGGAATCTCTACAGGG GTTAAAAGCATTCTCAAAGAAGGTGACCCAGAAAAAATAGCACGCGTTGAACAGCAAGTTCTAGAAATATGGGACCGCGTGTATCAGAGTTGGGTTTCTGGAACGTTCGCTGCACAGCTGGGTCCTCAAGTTGACGGTTCCGCTGTTCAGGACTCTTGGGACAATTTTGTAAACGATGTTGGTGCGCCAG GTTTATTCGACTACAGCGGGATTATAGCTTGGGTGAAAGCAAATGTTGGGACTCTCAGTGCCATAGCAACAAATATCTGGGCTCCGTTGGCCAGCAACGTGTCTCTGCTGGCGGGGTCTCTGGGCGCCTTCACATCCCTATTGCTGTGCGGAGGGGGTGCcatcataaatatgtttattaatctG GTGGTATTTTTCACGACGCTGTTCTATTTGCTGGCTTCGAGCAACGCCCTCTACAAGCCCGTGGAAGTCATCACACGGGTTCAACCGAATTTCGGTCCCAGGCTGGGCATCGCTTTGTCCGTCGCTATCAATCAG GTGTTCAGAGCGTCGTTCAAGATGGCGCTGTTTTACGGTCTGTGGACGTGGTTGGTTCACAACTTATTCGGAGCCAAAGTTGTTTACTTGCCATCTG TTTTAGCGGCAGTTTTAGGCGCGGCGCCGTTCCTAGGTCCGTACCTAGCCGGCATTCCCGCCGCGCTGGACGTGTGGCTGCAAGGCCGGCCGATGGCGGCGTGCTTACTGCCCATCGCGCAGGCCGCGCCCATCGCTTTCCTTGATGCTGCTGTGTACGCCGAGATAAAAGA tgGTGGTCACCCCTACGTTACGGGCTTGGCTATAGCCGGCGGTATCTTCTACTTGGGGCCAGAGGGAGCCATCCTGGGACCCTTGCTCCTGTGTTGCATCATGGTGGTGCTGAATTTGTCTTCCACGTTCTTGAGGGATACGCCCTCAGAAGAACGAGCAGCTCTGCACTCGCGTGTCAGGTAA
- the LOC124538628 gene encoding transmembrane protein 245 isoform X1, translating into MQQSPFENIFNIIGGLSEGNEKPMKHGFYNAFALFILAICCAAIYVLFLILEPFFKPLFWALLVGSLLHPFKYKLSKKIKTWFEDLRKSDSSVIYGLTLIPVNVINYASDTVGHQFREHYKTVIGLLSAIFILPWLYGAIPRSFFCIFWQLVSFISFTTTLLIKLCSSYITMTVALAYMISVYFLWSPSRAGMFRTTSHILWLVIASFLANLAGSFKVHMFILLQAIGVTGFVLEVLHIHKQLLSRDPEASMITALQYALTNRQPESSTLEKIDEKPEEVAPETSDKDTTPEMDSPSPITPDTLTKRGSWTGNEPIQSSPRQAKMLFKTRTLSALPLPNPKTKTAFENRLLASFRQRSLDENYIRNNFNDDETALYFKLLFFGCLCMLIWKYIWLLPVMLFFLGIHIIKKLLNFFGVWLFFENQYNNVMSKVGSWWNDRKTALIPAQVRGVGKMLSICNRSVIDMAYESVDTVSTCIVIIGLILFVAITTIFICIQIYSEAIVVVQLSGSLLNSTFVQNSELHAYLPEGWEEKLDSLIDNAYTYGREGISTGIMRYVKSILKEGDPEKIARVEQQVLEIWDRVYQSWVSGTFAAQLGPQVDGSAVQDSWDNFVNDVGAPGLFDYSGIIAWVKANVGTLSAIATNIWAPLASNVSLLAGSLGAFTSLLLCGGGAIINMFINLVVFFTTLFYLLASSNALYKPVEVITRVQPNFGPRLGIALSVAINQVFRASFKMALFYGLWTWLVHNLFGAKVVYLPSVLAAVLGAAPFLGPYLAGIPAALDVWLQGRPMAACLLPIAQAAPIAFLDAAVYAEIKDGGHPYVTGLAIAGGIFYLGPEGAILGPLLLCCIMVVLNLSSTFLRDTPSEERAALHSRVRSLLECILK; encoded by the exons ATGCAACAATCGccgtttgaaaatatttttaatatcatcggTGGACTATCGGAGGGGAACGAAAAACCTATGAAACATGGGTTCTATAATGCCTTCGCCCTATTTATTCTAGCAATATGCTGTGCGGCCATCTATGTGCTATTTTTAATCTTGGAGCCCTTTTTCAAGCCGTTATTTTGGGCTCTACTCGTTGGTTCATTGCTTCATcccttcaaatataaattatcaaaaaaaataaaaacatggtttGAAGATCTTCGTAAATCCGATTCGTCTGTGATATATGGTTTAACATTAATACCTGTAAATGTTATCAATTATGCATCAGATACAGTAGGACATCAATTCAGAGAACATTATAAG actGTAATAGGGTTGCTAtctgcaatatttatattaccatGGCTGTACGGTGCCATACCACGCAGTTTCTTCTGTATCTTCTGGCAGTTAGTCAGCTTCATCAGTTTCACTACAACACTTCTCATAAAACTATGCAGCTCCTACATA aCCATGACAGTGGCTCTTGCATATATGAtaagtgtatattttttatggagtCCGTCAAGAGCTGGAATGTTTCGGACAACCTCTCACATTCTCTGGCTAGTTATAGCGAGCTTCTTAGCTAATTTGGCTGGATCATTCAAAGTGCACATGTTTATATTGCTACAAGCAATCGGAGTCACAGGCTTCGTTTTAGAAGTTTTGCATATACACAAGCAGTTGTTATCTCGAG ATCCTGAAGCATCAATGATCACAGCTCTCCAATATGCTTTAACAAATCGTCAGCCAGAGAGTTCGACGCTTGAGAAGATAGACGAAAAGCCAGAAGAAGTAGCACCAGAAACAAGTGATAAAGACACAACGCCAGAAATGGATTCTCCATCCCCAATCACACCAGACACACTCACGAAGAGAGGAAGCTGGACAGGAAATGAACCAATTCAAAGTTCTCCGAGACAAgccaaaatgttatttaaaactagaACCTTATCTGCGCTTCCACTACCAAATCCGAAAACGAAAACTGCTTTCGAAAATCGACTCTTAGCCTCGTTCAGACAGAGGTCTTtagatgaaaattatataagaaataattttaatgacgaCGAAACAGCACTTTATTTCAAACTTCTATTTTTTGGGTGCCTCTGTATGCTTATCTGGAAATATATTTGGCTACTGCCTGTTATGTTATTCTTTCTAGGTATTCATATTATCAAGAAACTACTTAATTTCTTTGGTGTTTGGTTATTCTTTGAGAATCAATACAATAATGTAATGTCTAAAGTTGGAAGCTGGTGGAACGACAG aaaaacagCTCTTATCCCCGCTCAAGTCCGAGGCGTTGGAAAGATGCTGTCAATCTGTAACAGGAGTGTCATAGATATGGCATATGAGTCAGTGGACACAGTATCAACTTGTATTGTGATCATTGGACTAATACTTTTTGTAGCGATCACTACAATATTCATTTGTATACAG ATATATTCTGAAGCGATAGTGGTGGTACAGCTCAGTGGAAGCCTTTTGAACAGTACTTTTGTTCAGAATAGCGAACTGCACGCGTACCTGCCCGAGGGCTGGGAGGAAAAATTGGACTCTCTTATCGATAATGCATACACTTATGGACGAGAAGGAATCTCTACAGGG ATAATGAGATAc GTTAAAAGCATTCTCAAAGAAGGTGACCCAGAAAAAATAGCACGCGTTGAACAGCAAGTTCTAGAAATATGGGACCGCGTGTATCAGAGTTGGGTTTCTGGAACGTTCGCTGCACAGCTGGGTCCTCAAGTTGACGGTTCCGCTGTTCAGGACTCTTGGGACAATTTTGTAAACGATGTTGGTGCGCCAG GTTTATTCGACTACAGCGGGATTATAGCTTGGGTGAAAGCAAATGTTGGGACTCTCAGTGCCATAGCAACAAATATCTGGGCTCCGTTGGCCAGCAACGTGTCTCTGCTGGCGGGGTCTCTGGGCGCCTTCACATCCCTATTGCTGTGCGGAGGGGGTGCcatcataaatatgtttattaatctG GTGGTATTTTTCACGACGCTGTTCTATTTGCTGGCTTCGAGCAACGCCCTCTACAAGCCCGTGGAAGTCATCACACGGGTTCAACCGAATTTCGGTCCCAGGCTGGGCATCGCTTTGTCCGTCGCTATCAATCAG GTGTTCAGAGCGTCGTTCAAGATGGCGCTGTTTTACGGTCTGTGGACGTGGTTGGTTCACAACTTATTCGGAGCCAAAGTTGTTTACTTGCCATCTG TTTTAGCGGCAGTTTTAGGCGCGGCGCCGTTCCTAGGTCCGTACCTAGCCGGCATTCCCGCCGCGCTGGACGTGTGGCTGCAAGGCCGGCCGATGGCGGCGTGCTTACTGCCCATCGCGCAGGCCGCGCCCATCGCTTTCCTTGATGCTGCTGTGTACGCCGAGATAAAAGA tgGTGGTCACCCCTACGTTACGGGCTTGGCTATAGCCGGCGGTATCTTCTACTTGGGGCCAGAGGGAGCCATCCTGGGACCCTTGCTCCTGTGTTGCATCATGGTGGTGCTGAATTTGTCTTCCACGTTCTTGAGGGATACGCCCTCAGAAGAACGAGCAGCTCTGCACTCGCGTGTCAG GTCGTTGTTGGAATGTATTTTAAAGTGA
- the LOC124538628 gene encoding transmembrane protein 245 isoform X2, which produces MQQSPFENIFNIIGGLSEGNEKPMKHGFYNAFALFILAICCAAIYVLFLILEPFFKPLFWALLVGSLLHPFKYKLSKKIKTWFEDLRKSDSSVIYGLTLIPVNVINYASDTVGHQFREHYKTVIGLLSAIFILPWLYGAIPRSFFCIFWQLVSFISFTTTLLIKLCSSYITMTVALAYMISVYFLWSPSRAGMFRTTSHILWLVIASFLANLAGSFKVHMFILLQAIGVTGFVLEVLHIHKQLLSRDPEASMITALQYALTNRQPESSTLEKIDEKPEEVAPETSDKDTTPEMDSPSPITPDTLTKRGSWTGNEPIQSSPRQAKMLFKTRTLSALPLPNPKTKTAFENRLLASFRQRSLDENYIRNNFNDDETALYFKLLFFGCLCMLIWKYIWLLPVMLFFLGIHIIKKLLNFFGVWLFFENQYNNVMSKVGSWWNDRKTALIPAQVRGVGKMLSICNRSVIDMAYESVDTVSTCIVIIGLILFVAITTIFICIQIYSEAIVVVQLSGSLLNSTFVQNSELHAYLPEGWEEKLDSLIDNAYTYGREGISTGIMRYVKSILKEGDPEKIARVEQQVLEIWDRVYQSWVSGTFAAQLGPQVDGSAVQDSWDNFVNDVGAPGLFDYSGIIAWVKANVGTLSAIATNIWAPLASNVSLLAGSLGAFTSLLLCGGGAIINMFINLVVFFTTLFYLLASSNALYKPVEVITRVQPNFGPRLGIALSVAINQVFRASFKMALFYGLWTWLVHNLFGAKVVYLPSVLAAVLGAAPFLGPYLAGIPAALDVWLQGRPMAACLLPIAQAAPIAFLDAAVYAEIKDGGHPYVTGLAIAGGIFYLGPEGAILGPLLLCCIMVVLNLSSTFLRDTPSEERAALHSRVRLGAYL; this is translated from the exons ATGCAACAATCGccgtttgaaaatatttttaatatcatcggTGGACTATCGGAGGGGAACGAAAAACCTATGAAACATGGGTTCTATAATGCCTTCGCCCTATTTATTCTAGCAATATGCTGTGCGGCCATCTATGTGCTATTTTTAATCTTGGAGCCCTTTTTCAAGCCGTTATTTTGGGCTCTACTCGTTGGTTCATTGCTTCATcccttcaaatataaattatcaaaaaaaataaaaacatggtttGAAGATCTTCGTAAATCCGATTCGTCTGTGATATATGGTTTAACATTAATACCTGTAAATGTTATCAATTATGCATCAGATACAGTAGGACATCAATTCAGAGAACATTATAAG actGTAATAGGGTTGCTAtctgcaatatttatattaccatGGCTGTACGGTGCCATACCACGCAGTTTCTTCTGTATCTTCTGGCAGTTAGTCAGCTTCATCAGTTTCACTACAACACTTCTCATAAAACTATGCAGCTCCTACATA aCCATGACAGTGGCTCTTGCATATATGAtaagtgtatattttttatggagtCCGTCAAGAGCTGGAATGTTTCGGACAACCTCTCACATTCTCTGGCTAGTTATAGCGAGCTTCTTAGCTAATTTGGCTGGATCATTCAAAGTGCACATGTTTATATTGCTACAAGCAATCGGAGTCACAGGCTTCGTTTTAGAAGTTTTGCATATACACAAGCAGTTGTTATCTCGAG ATCCTGAAGCATCAATGATCACAGCTCTCCAATATGCTTTAACAAATCGTCAGCCAGAGAGTTCGACGCTTGAGAAGATAGACGAAAAGCCAGAAGAAGTAGCACCAGAAACAAGTGATAAAGACACAACGCCAGAAATGGATTCTCCATCCCCAATCACACCAGACACACTCACGAAGAGAGGAAGCTGGACAGGAAATGAACCAATTCAAAGTTCTCCGAGACAAgccaaaatgttatttaaaactagaACCTTATCTGCGCTTCCACTACCAAATCCGAAAACGAAAACTGCTTTCGAAAATCGACTCTTAGCCTCGTTCAGACAGAGGTCTTtagatgaaaattatataagaaataattttaatgacgaCGAAACAGCACTTTATTTCAAACTTCTATTTTTTGGGTGCCTCTGTATGCTTATCTGGAAATATATTTGGCTACTGCCTGTTATGTTATTCTTTCTAGGTATTCATATTATCAAGAAACTACTTAATTTCTTTGGTGTTTGGTTATTCTTTGAGAATCAATACAATAATGTAATGTCTAAAGTTGGAAGCTGGTGGAACGACAG aaaaacagCTCTTATCCCCGCTCAAGTCCGAGGCGTTGGAAAGATGCTGTCAATCTGTAACAGGAGTGTCATAGATATGGCATATGAGTCAGTGGACACAGTATCAACTTGTATTGTGATCATTGGACTAATACTTTTTGTAGCGATCACTACAATATTCATTTGTATACAG ATATATTCTGAAGCGATAGTGGTGGTACAGCTCAGTGGAAGCCTTTTGAACAGTACTTTTGTTCAGAATAGCGAACTGCACGCGTACCTGCCCGAGGGCTGGGAGGAAAAATTGGACTCTCTTATCGATAATGCATACACTTATGGACGAGAAGGAATCTCTACAGGG ATAATGAGATAc GTTAAAAGCATTCTCAAAGAAGGTGACCCAGAAAAAATAGCACGCGTTGAACAGCAAGTTCTAGAAATATGGGACCGCGTGTATCAGAGTTGGGTTTCTGGAACGTTCGCTGCACAGCTGGGTCCTCAAGTTGACGGTTCCGCTGTTCAGGACTCTTGGGACAATTTTGTAAACGATGTTGGTGCGCCAG GTTTATTCGACTACAGCGGGATTATAGCTTGGGTGAAAGCAAATGTTGGGACTCTCAGTGCCATAGCAACAAATATCTGGGCTCCGTTGGCCAGCAACGTGTCTCTGCTGGCGGGGTCTCTGGGCGCCTTCACATCCCTATTGCTGTGCGGAGGGGGTGCcatcataaatatgtttattaatctG GTGGTATTTTTCACGACGCTGTTCTATTTGCTGGCTTCGAGCAACGCCCTCTACAAGCCCGTGGAAGTCATCACACGGGTTCAACCGAATTTCGGTCCCAGGCTGGGCATCGCTTTGTCCGTCGCTATCAATCAG GTGTTCAGAGCGTCGTTCAAGATGGCGCTGTTTTACGGTCTGTGGACGTGGTTGGTTCACAACTTATTCGGAGCCAAAGTTGTTTACTTGCCATCTG TTTTAGCGGCAGTTTTAGGCGCGGCGCCGTTCCTAGGTCCGTACCTAGCCGGCATTCCCGCCGCGCTGGACGTGTGGCTGCAAGGCCGGCCGATGGCGGCGTGCTTACTGCCCATCGCGCAGGCCGCGCCCATCGCTTTCCTTGATGCTGCTGTGTACGCCGAGATAAAAGA tgGTGGTCACCCCTACGTTACGGGCTTGGCTATAGCCGGCGGTATCTTCTACTTGGGGCCAGAGGGAGCCATCCTGGGACCCTTGCTCCTGTGTTGCATCATGGTGGTGCTGAATTTGTCTTCCACGTTCTTGAGGGATACGCCCTCAGAAGAACGAGCAGCTCTGCACTCGCGTGTCAG ACTCGGTGCTTATCTGTGA